The sequence TCGTCTCGCTCAAGTCGGCGAGCAGGTCTTCGGCCTGTTCGCAGAGCAAGACCTTCTTCTGCAGGTTGTTCTGGCGGGCCTGTTCCTGGATGTCCAGCTGATCGCGACGACGCGTGAAGAAGTCATCGCAGGCTTCGCGGAACGCCTTGTGGATTTCGATATCCTCGACACCGCAAGATCCGAGATCGCGCCATTCCTTCTGCAGGTCGCGCACGGCATCGGCAAGCTGGTTGCTGCCCGCGCTTTCGGCGAACTGCTTCACCTTGTCCACCATTTCGAGCTTCTTCTTCTTGATGGTTTCCAGCTGCTTGCGAAGCGCCTCGTCGGTTTCTGCCATCGCAGAGATGAACTGGTTCATCTTGGAGTTGTAGCGTTCGTTGATGGATTCGACAGCTTCCTTGGGCACCATGCCGATGGCCTTCCATGCGTCGCGGATGCCCTTGATGATTTCCGCGGTTTCAAGCGTGATGTTCGTGACGTCCATCGCATCGAGCTTGTCGCAGAGGTTCACCTTCTTGACGAGGTTGTCCTGCTTTGCGGAATCCATTTCTTCGAAGTGCGTGCGCTTCTTGTCGAAGAAGGCGTCGCATGCGCTGCGGAAGCGCGTCCAGATTTCTTCGGACTTGCTCTTGGGGACAGGGCCGGTGGCCTTCCAGGCGTCCTGCAGCTGCTTGAGCTTGTTGGACGTCGCGTTCCAGTCGGTCGATTCCTTCAGGGCTTCGGCTTCTTCGCAGAGTTTCAGCTTCTTCGCGAGATTCGCTTCGCGGTTGTGGTCTTCCTGCTTGATGCTTTCCTTGTACTGCGCAAAGAATGCGTTAGAGGCGGCCTTGAAGCGTTCGATGAGCGCGTTCAGGCTTTCCTTGGGCACCATGCCGATGTTCTTCCAGGATTCCTGGATTTCCTGCATGGCCTTGTACTTGTCTTTCCAGAACATCGTGGTATTCGCCACGAGTTCCTCGATCTTCTGGCAAAGGGCTTCCTTGCTTTCGAGGTTCTTCTGGCGTTCTGCTTCGCGTTCTTCGATGAACTGCGCGCAGTTCGTGCGAATTTGGGTGTAAAGTGCCTGGAACTTGTCGCGGAATTCGACGAACTTCGCGGGGGAGACAGGCCCGATGTTCTTCCACTTGTTGCTGTATTCGCGCAACTTGTTGAGCACGTCCTGGCTACCGGGTTCCTTGGCGAGCATTTCCATTTCTTCGAGAATGTTCGCGCGGTCGTTCTCGTTGTGCCAGGATTCCCACTGGCGCATTTCCTGGAATCGTTCGGTGGCGCTCTTGTACTCGAGCCAGAGGTCGTGGTACTTGAACTTCTGTTCGCCGACGATCGTCTTCCATTCGGTGAAGGCGTCCCTCAGCTTCTGGCTGAGGTTCTTGAAGTCTTCGTTCTCGTCGAAACTCTTCACGCGTTCGATAAGGGCGCGGAGCTTCGCGGAGTTTTCTTCGAAAACCTTCTGGGAGGCTTCTTCGAATGCGGTAATCTTTTCTTTGAGCTTGTTGCGGAGCGCGTTGTAGCTCTGGAGCAGCGGGTCGTCGCCTTCGAGTGCGGGGAACTTTTCCCATTCGCGCACGAGGGCGTGCAGGTGCTTCGATGTCGATTCGGTGATGTCGGAATCGGCGAGCGCCTGGAACATCTCGAGGAGCTGCGGGCGAGCCTTGGCTTCTTCGCTTGCGATTTCTTCGTTTGCGGCTTCCGGTTCGGGCTTCTTCGCTTCCTGGGTACGGACGAGCGCGAGGTTGAACCGCTTCACGCTGTCTGCGTCCAT comes from Fibrobacter sp. and encodes:
- a CDS encoding DUF349 domain-containing protein, whose product is MNLSLLDAFRPKWQNSNPERRLEAVEEMDIQEQSVLERIALSDEDSSVRSAAVKKLTLIPSLSAISKKDNEAGIRRLAETRYFEEVTKMLKIFREPANEEVLSFVNELKDTRYAEELARSMPSSELRMELIKNTGKLNVLVMAATKDAKEEIAKAAVERIESEPSLVEVSKKSKHNSVQKIANEKLRARRDAEDNGKKAAALLAGKRHALIQQAHHLAAEKDPFSVKSKFDSLMEEAKALGMGSDQATLDEIFASYTKFLNEADTERIAAEKAAAEKAEQQLHLGELLAELEAILDAGEVSEKANRVSEITAEWNEKKSIMDADSVKRFNLALVRTQEAKKPEPEAANEEIASEEAKARPQLLEMFQALADSDITESTSKHLHALVREWEKFPALEGDDPLLQSYNALRNKLKEKITAFEEASQKVFEENSAKLRALIERVKSFDENEDFKNLSQKLRDAFTEWKTIVGEQKFKYHDLWLEYKSATERFQEMRQWESWHNENDRANILEEMEMLAKEPGSQDVLNKLREYSNKWKNIGPVSPAKFVEFRDKFQALYTQIRTNCAQFIEEREAERQKNLESKEALCQKIEELVANTTMFWKDKYKAMQEIQESWKNIGMVPKESLNALIERFKAASNAFFAQYKESIKQEDHNREANLAKKLKLCEEAEALKESTDWNATSNKLKQLQDAWKATGPVPKSKSEEIWTRFRSACDAFFDKKRTHFEEMDSAKQDNLVKKVNLCDKLDAMDVTNITLETAEIIKGIRDAWKAIGMVPKEAVESINERYNSKMNQFISAMAETDEALRKQLETIKKKKLEMVDKVKQFAESAGSNQLADAVRDLQKEWRDLGSCGVEDIEIHKAFREACDDFFTRRRDQLDIQEQARQNNLQKKVLLCEQAEDLLADLSETNVGAAMNKVKHLRRLWKEVGAVPRDQSDKVWKRFNGACDKVFAFGRKDEPKQEAAAASAQA